From the genome of Nocardia mangyaensis:
GCGATGTCTCGCAGCGCCTGCGGGGTGGTCTGTGCAGGGGTTGTCACGGGGTCCTCACCGTTGTGCGGTCGCTGTTCTTGACGAAGCAGCTAACAAAGCAAGTGCTTGGTAGGTTATCCTATCGTTGTGGGTGTGATCCAGAGCTCAGATTCCGATACCGTGACCTCCGACGCGGAGTTTTGCGCGGAAATACGCGATTGGCTCGCCGAGAATCTCGCCGGCGAGTTCGCTGACCTGCGCGGCACCGGCGGACCCGGCCGCGAGCACGAGTTCTTCGAACAACGTCTGGCCTGGGACCGGCATCTCGCCGCCGCGGGCTGGACGTGCCTTGGCTGGCCCGCCGAATGCGGCGGCCGCGGGGCCAGCGTGCGCCAGCAGGTGATCTTCCACGAGGAGTACGCGAAGGCCGACGCGCCCGCGCGGGTCTCGCACGTGGGTGAAGAGCTGCTCGGCCCGACGCTGCTGGCCTTCGGTACCGAGGAGCAGAAGCGGCGCTTCCTGCCGGGCGTGCGCTCGGTCGGCGAACTGTGGTGCCAGGGTTACTCCGAGCCCGGCGCGGGCTCGGACCTGGCCGCGGTCGCGACGACGGCCCGCCTCGACGGCGACAAGTGGGTGATCAACGGGCAGAAGATCTGGACCTCGCTCGCCCACGTCGCCGACTGGTGTTTCGTCATCGCGCGGACCGAGCGCGGCTCGACCCGGCACCACGGCCTGTCCTACCTGCTGGTCCCGATGAACCAGCCGGGCATCGAAGTCCGTCCGATCGAACAGCTCACCGGCACGTCCGAGTTCAACGAGGTGTTCTTCGACGACGCCGTCACCGACGCCGACCTGGTTGTCGGCGCACCGGGCGAGGGCTGGCGAATCGCCATGGGCACCTTGACCTTCGAGCGCGGCATCTCCACGCTCGGCCAGCAGATCCGCTTCGCCCGCGAACTCGCCGACATCGAGGCGCTGGCCCGCCGCACCGGCGCGGCCGAGGACCCGCTGATCGCCGACCGGCTCGACCGCGCCTGGGTGGGCTTGCGCGTCCTGCGCGCCCACGCGCTGCGCACCATGAGCGAAGACGCCGACGACGCGGGCGGCGCTTCGGTGTCGAAGTTGTTGTGGGCCAACTGGCATCGCGGACTCGGCGAACTGGCCATGGCGGTGCAGGGCGCCGCCGGGCTGGTCACCGGAGACGACGACATGACCGCATGGCAGCGGCTGTATCTGTTCAGCCGCGCCGACACGATCTACGGAGGTTCGAACGAAGTGCAGCGCAACATCATCGCCGAGCGTGTGCTCGGCCTGCCGCGGGAGGCGCGCCCGTGACCGGCCCACTGTCCGTTCCCCCGGCGTCGATCCCCGGCCACGGCCTGCTGGCCGGCCGTAAGGCCGTGATCACCGCCGCCGCGGGCACCGGCATCGGCTCGGCCACCGCCCGCCGGCTGCTCGAGGAAGGCGCCGATGTCGTCGTCTCCGACTGGCACGAGCGCAGGCTCACCGAGACCGCTGAACTGCTGGCCAAGGAGTTCCCGGAGCGCACGGTCGCCGCGGTGGTCTGCGATGTCCGCGACACCGCCCAGGTGAATCAGCTGCTCACCGAGGCCGCCGCCGCGCTCGGCCGGATCGACATCATGGTCAACAACGCGGGGCTCGGCGGCGAGACCCCGGTCGTCGACATGACCGACGAGCAGTGGGACCAGGTCCTCGACATCACCCTCACCGGCACCTTCCGCTGCACCCGGGCCGCGCTGGGCTACTTCCGCGGCGCCGGACACGGGGGCGTGCTCGTCAACAACGCCAGCGTGCTCGGCTGGCGCGCCCAGCACGGCCAGGCGCACTACGCCGCGGCCAAGGCGGGCGTCATGGCGCTCACCCGGTGCAGCGCGGTGGAGGCCGCCGAGTTCGGCGTGCGGATCAACGCCGTCGCGCCGAGCATCGCCCGGCATCCGTTCCTCGACAAGGTCAGCTCGTCCGAACTGCTCGACGCGCTCAGTGAACGCGAGGCGTTCGGGCGCGCCGCCGAGCCTTGGGAAGTCGCCGCGACCATCGCCATGCTGGCCAGTGACTACACCTCATACCTGACCGGTGAGGTGGTCTCGGTGAGCAGTCAGCGCGCATGATCAGGGCGGATGGTTCCCGAACCAGGGAACCAAGCAGTTGCTTGGTTGTACGATGTCGGGTGTGACCGCACCCGATACCGTGAAACGCACCCGCCGCGCCGAACTCCTCGACCTCGCCGCCGACCTGTTCGCCGAGCGTGGCCTGCGGGCCACCACGGTACGCGATATCGCCGACTCGGCCGGGATCCTCTCGGGCAGTCTCTATCACCACTTCGACTCCAAGGAGGCGATGGTCGACGAGATCCTGCGCGGTTTCCTCGACGACCTGTTCGGCCGCTACCGCGAGATCGCCACGGCCGGGCTGAGCTCGCGAGAGACGTTGGAAGCCTTGGTGATCGCCTCCTACGAGGCCTTCG
Proteins encoded in this window:
- a CDS encoding acyl-CoA dehydrogenase family protein; translation: MGVIQSSDSDTVTSDAEFCAEIRDWLAENLAGEFADLRGTGGPGREHEFFEQRLAWDRHLAAAGWTCLGWPAECGGRGASVRQQVIFHEEYAKADAPARVSHVGEELLGPTLLAFGTEEQKRRFLPGVRSVGELWCQGYSEPGAGSDLAAVATTARLDGDKWVINGQKIWTSLAHVADWCFVIARTERGSTRHHGLSYLLVPMNQPGIEVRPIEQLTGTSEFNEVFFDDAVTDADLVVGAPGEGWRIAMGTLTFERGISTLGQQIRFARELADIEALARRTGAAEDPLIADRLDRAWVGLRVLRAHALRTMSEDADDAGGASVSKLLWANWHRGLGELAMAVQGAAGLVTGDDDMTAWQRLYLFSRADTIYGGSNEVQRNIIAERVLGLPREARP
- a CDS encoding SDR family oxidoreductase codes for the protein MTGPLSVPPASIPGHGLLAGRKAVITAAAGTGIGSATARRLLEEGADVVVSDWHERRLTETAELLAKEFPERTVAAVVCDVRDTAQVNQLLTEAAAALGRIDIMVNNAGLGGETPVVDMTDEQWDQVLDITLTGTFRCTRAALGYFRGAGHGGVLVNNASVLGWRAQHGQAHYAAAKAGVMALTRCSAVEAAEFGVRINAVAPSIARHPFLDKVSSSELLDALSEREAFGRAAEPWEVAATIAMLASDYTSYLTGEVVSVSSQRA